A stretch of the Cumulibacter soli genome encodes the following:
- a CDS encoding ComF family protein — translation MWRAGSDLVLPVRCLGCDRRAYAWCQQCRSDALALQLREHPGGLRTVAACSYDGDVREALLGYKERGRRDLAAPIGWLLQAAIDAARDGLGDPVLVPMPSTSRAVRARGGDHMVRLLRALPAPRPIVIALGARAGDDSVELSASGRRMARGTSMYARRRVRELVGERDVLLVDDIVTTGSTLEKAHSLLRSAGARTIRAAVVAQTPKQVS, via the coding sequence GTGTGGCGCGCCGGAAGCGATCTGGTGCTGCCCGTGCGCTGCCTCGGCTGCGATCGACGCGCGTACGCCTGGTGTCAGCAATGTCGATCGGACGCGCTCGCGCTGCAACTTCGCGAGCATCCAGGGGGTTTGCGAACGGTCGCGGCCTGCTCGTACGACGGTGACGTGCGAGAGGCGCTATTGGGTTACAAGGAGCGCGGACGGCGCGATCTGGCGGCCCCGATCGGATGGCTGCTGCAGGCGGCGATCGATGCGGCGCGCGACGGGCTGGGTGATCCGGTGTTGGTACCGATGCCGAGTACCTCGCGCGCAGTACGTGCCCGCGGCGGTGACCATATGGTGCGACTGCTGCGTGCGTTGCCCGCTCCGCGGCCGATCGTGATCGCTTTGGGTGCCCGAGCAGGCGACGACTCGGTCGAGCTGTCGGCGTCCGGTCGCCGGATGGCACGCGGTACGTCGATGTACGCGCGGCGGCGGGTGCGTGAGTTGGTGGGTGAGCGGGATGTGCTGCTCGTCGACGACATCGTGACGACCGGTTCGACGCTGGAGAAAGCACACTCGTTACTGCGGTCCGCGGGCGCGCGAACGATACGTGCGGCGGTCGTCGCGCAGACCCCGAAACAGGTGTCGTGA
- a CDS encoding MDR family MFS transporter: MTASATASPEEMSGRRALTHRQIMLALSGLLMGMVVTMLSSTVVSASLPVIIADLGGTQTAYTWVVTATLLAMTVSTPVWGKLADITNRKVLIQSALVLFTIGSMLAGLSGSTGFLIACRAIQGLGAGGVMALVQVILADILSPRERGKYMGLLGAVTMIPTVIGPLLGGAITDSIGWEWNFYVGVPFAIAALYLLQRNLPVVVHAEKKKLDYAGTVVIAAAVSLLLIWVSLGGSEFEWGSITSYVMVIGAAVLATIAVLVERRAKNPLIPPRLFSNRTLVLAVIASAAIGIALFGTGVFLTQYMQLAQGKTPTVAGLFTIPMAVGSLISSIVIGRLITKTGIWKRYVVGGTIVCALGFFGLGTLDASTSLVNVCIFMALVGLGMGPVMQNMVLVVQNTTPVKDMGAASSTVSFFRSMAGTLGVALLGSILASRVAELIADGFAKAGIDAAGNGGGAVPDMATLPEPIRLIVESAYGDAIGHTFFMVAPVLLIAIVATLLLPNKPLGTKSGIEQRQDGLTSLEADADEPSLLDAPIIVADPADGDAVAVRTPAAKTSGR, encoded by the coding sequence GTGACCGCATCCGCTACCGCTAGCCCGGAGGAAATGTCCGGGCGCCGCGCGCTCACGCACCGCCAGATCATGTTGGCGTTGTCTGGGCTGCTGATGGGCATGGTCGTCACCATGCTCTCGAGCACCGTCGTCTCCGCGTCACTGCCGGTGATCATCGCCGATCTCGGCGGAACCCAGACGGCGTACACCTGGGTCGTCACCGCGACCCTGCTGGCGATGACCGTCAGCACCCCAGTGTGGGGCAAGCTCGCCGACATCACCAACCGCAAAGTTCTGATCCAGAGCGCGCTGGTCCTGTTCACCATCGGATCCATGCTTGCTGGGCTGTCCGGATCAACCGGATTCCTGATCGCGTGCCGCGCGATCCAGGGGCTCGGCGCCGGTGGAGTGATGGCCCTGGTCCAGGTCATTCTGGCCGACATCCTCAGCCCGCGCGAACGCGGTAAGTACATGGGCCTGCTCGGCGCAGTCACGATGATTCCCACTGTGATCGGCCCGCTGCTCGGTGGCGCCATCACCGACAGCATCGGCTGGGAATGGAACTTCTATGTCGGCGTACCGTTCGCGATAGCGGCGCTCTACCTGCTGCAGCGCAACCTGCCCGTCGTCGTACACGCCGAGAAGAAGAAGCTCGATTACGCAGGAACCGTCGTCATCGCGGCGGCAGTGTCGTTGCTGCTGATCTGGGTGAGCCTTGGCGGTAGCGAGTTCGAATGGGGCTCGATCACCTCCTACGTGATGGTCATCGGCGCCGCGGTGCTGGCGACGATCGCGGTGCTGGTGGAGCGTCGGGCGAAGAACCCGCTGATCCCGCCTCGGTTGTTCAGCAACCGGACTCTCGTCTTGGCGGTCATCGCGAGCGCGGCCATTGGTATCGCGTTATTCGGCACGGGCGTGTTCCTGACCCAGTACATGCAACTCGCGCAGGGTAAGACACCAACGGTGGCCGGTCTGTTCACCATCCCGATGGCTGTCGGGAGCTTGATCAGCTCGATCGTCATCGGCCGGCTGATCACCAAAACCGGCATCTGGAAGCGCTACGTCGTGGGCGGCACGATCGTCTGCGCGTTGGGATTCTTCGGCCTCGGCACGCTAGATGCGAGCACCTCGCTGGTGAACGTCTGCATCTTCATGGCCCTGGTGGGTCTGGGTATGGGCCCGGTCATGCAGAACATGGTGCTCGTCGTGCAGAACACCACGCCGGTCAAGGACATGGGCGCGGCCTCGTCGACCGTCTCGTTCTTCCGGTCAATGGCCGGCACTTTGGGTGTCGCCCTGCTCGGGTCGATCCTGGCTAGCCGCGTCGCTGAGCTGATCGCCGACGGATTTGCCAAGGCAGGGATTGACGCCGCCGGCAACGGTGGTGGCGCGGTACCCGATATGGCCACACTGCCCGAACCGATCCGGCTGATCGTCGAATCGGCGTACGGCGACGCGATCGGGCATACGTTCTTCATGGTCGCCCCGGTGCTGCTGATCGCGATCGTCGCGACTCTGCTGCTGCCGAACAAGCCGTTGGGTACCAAGTCCGGAATCGAACAGCGCCAGGATGGCTTGACCTCGCTCGAGGCTGATGCCGACGAGCCGTCGCTGCTGGATGCGCCGATCATCGTGGCTGATCCGGCTGACGGCGACGCGGTGGCCGTACGCACTCCGGCTGCCAAAACCTCCGGTCGGTAA
- a CDS encoding LpqB family beta-propeller domain-containing protein, whose product MNRRTRVLALIAAALLLLTGCSAIPASTDPVVVGPPASVPDETNEGLGIQPGGPEPGSSTDRIVRDFITALTATDIARQYLTPEAAEQWTPSDQVTVIEVAYNATPGSAAGSVTFSANRVARVDSSGGYHTDVGSHTYDFELEQIQGEWRITNPPEGLILDRDGFDALYQEASVYFADPSGTRLIPDVRYFRTNPEQRANRLVRALLNGPVSALKPGVRNELADPVQLRSAVAYSGEPITVDLGGLEDKSEGQLRILSAQLIWTLSDLGIESLRITSNGDPISIPNIGETQTLSDWAEYEPNSYPVAATAYYLNEGAVFNATTEPVDGPVGTGEYAITKAAVSVADTLDNTRIAAVSGAADPPVLRTGPLNGVLDTVDLPGTKTLTAPTWGPSTQEFWIARNGSEIIRVSADGVPKVVDTSSLGDIGKIRTIVLSRDGARLAIIAGDSAEKKRLYLSTVQATSESVSLLPPEPIAADLDVSAVAWNDARTLALLGRSSPTGTVYPYTMLVDGSQRVQLSAPPGDHDATALSAAPGRMFLCSIEGNVLRLQDSNWASLVNSVGVAGADPFYPG is encoded by the coding sequence GTGAACAGACGCACGCGCGTGCTCGCGCTGATCGCGGCGGCCTTGCTCCTGCTGACCGGATGCTCGGCTATACCCGCCAGCACCGACCCTGTGGTCGTCGGTCCGCCCGCTTCGGTGCCGGACGAGACCAACGAAGGGCTAGGCATCCAGCCAGGCGGTCCGGAACCGGGATCGTCCACCGACCGCATCGTGCGCGACTTCATCACCGCGTTGACCGCGACCGATATCGCGCGTCAATACCTGACCCCCGAAGCTGCCGAACAGTGGACGCCGTCCGATCAGGTCACGGTGATCGAGGTCGCGTACAACGCGACACCCGGTAGCGCGGCGGGCTCGGTGACGTTCTCGGCGAACCGGGTGGCCAGGGTGGACTCCTCCGGCGGTTACCACACCGACGTCGGTAGCCACACTTACGATTTCGAGCTCGAGCAGATCCAGGGCGAGTGGCGAATCACCAACCCTCCGGAAGGGCTCATCCTGGACCGGGATGGATTTGACGCGCTGTACCAGGAAGCGAGCGTGTACTTCGCTGACCCTTCCGGTACTCGACTCATCCCGGATGTGCGCTACTTCCGGACGAACCCGGAGCAGCGGGCCAACCGCCTGGTACGCGCGCTGCTGAACGGGCCGGTCAGCGCGCTGAAGCCCGGCGTACGGAACGAACTTGCCGACCCCGTACAGCTGCGGTCGGCGGTTGCCTACAGCGGTGAGCCGATCACCGTGGACCTCGGCGGGTTGGAGGACAAGAGCGAGGGCCAGTTGCGGATCCTGTCGGCCCAGCTCATCTGGACCCTCTCGGATCTCGGTATCGAGTCGCTTCGGATCACCAGCAACGGCGATCCGATCAGCATCCCCAACATCGGCGAGACGCAGACACTCAGCGATTGGGCGGAGTACGAACCGAATTCATACCCGGTCGCCGCGACCGCCTATTACCTCAACGAGGGTGCCGTCTTCAACGCGACGACCGAGCCGGTCGACGGCCCAGTCGGCACGGGTGAGTACGCGATCACCAAGGCCGCGGTTTCCGTGGCAGACACCCTGGACAACACCCGAATTGCCGCGGTTTCTGGTGCGGCAGATCCACCGGTGCTGCGCACCGGTCCGCTGAACGGCGTGCTGGACACGGTTGACCTGCCGGGCACCAAGACGCTCACCGCGCCGACCTGGGGACCGTCGACGCAGGAGTTTTGGATCGCGCGCAACGGTTCGGAGATCATCCGGGTTTCCGCGGACGGCGTCCCGAAGGTCGTCGACACCAGTTCGCTGGGCGACATCGGCAAGATCCGCACGATCGTGCTGTCACGCGACGGCGCTCGCCTCGCGATCATCGCTGGCGACTCCGCGGAGAAAAAGCGGCTGTACCTCTCGACGGTGCAAGCGACCTCCGAGTCGGTCTCGCTGCTCCCGCCGGAACCGATCGCCGCCGATCTGGATGTCTCCGCTGTGGCCTGGAACGACGCACGGACGCTGGCCTTGCTCGGGCGCTCGAGCCCCACCGGAACCGTGTACCCGTACACGATGCTGGTCGACGGGTCGCAGCGTGTGCAATTGAGCGCGCCGCCGGGTGATCACGATGCGACCGCGTTGAGTGCGGCTCCCGGACGGATGTTCCTGTGCTCGATCGAGGGCAATGTGTTGCGTCTGCAGGACTCCAACTGGGCCTCGCTGGTCAATAGCGTGGGCGTGGCCGGAGCCGACCCGTTCTACCCGGGATAG
- the hpf gene encoding ribosome hibernation-promoting factor, HPF/YfiA family: protein MDIVVHGRGVDVPDHFRQHVSEKLERLERYDSKLMTVDVELSHEKNRKGDDFTQKVERVEITVRTKGPVIRSESTSADFYTALDDAATKLERRMRKGAERRRSHHGRNAESLRDPIKQAQAMSAASAEIDRLLDAYVAEHSGEQSAEDGYLPGQIVREKSHPATPMSVDEALEAMELVGHDFYLFRCRDTDKPTVVYRRRAYDYGVIRLDDALRAG, encoded by the coding sequence ATGGACATTGTCGTTCACGGACGAGGAGTCGACGTTCCCGACCATTTCCGTCAGCACGTCAGCGAGAAGCTTGAGCGTCTCGAACGCTACGACAGCAAACTCATGACGGTGGACGTGGAGCTTTCGCATGAGAAGAACCGCAAGGGCGACGACTTCACGCAGAAAGTCGAGCGTGTGGAAATCACCGTCAGGACCAAGGGCCCGGTCATTCGCTCGGAGTCCACATCCGCGGACTTCTACACCGCGCTCGATGACGCGGCTACCAAACTCGAGCGGAGGATGCGCAAGGGCGCCGAGCGGCGTCGCAGCCACCACGGTCGTAACGCCGAGTCGTTACGCGACCCGATCAAGCAGGCGCAGGCGATGTCTGCGGCGTCCGCCGAGATCGACCGGTTGCTCGACGCGTACGTCGCCGAGCATTCGGGTGAGCAATCGGCCGAGGACGGCTATCTACCAGGCCAGATAGTGCGTGAGAAGTCGCATCCGGCCACTCCGATGTCGGTGGACGAAGCGCTTGAGGCAATGGAGTTGGTGGGCCACGATTTCTACCTGTTCCGGTGCCGTGATACCGACAAACCCACAGTGGTGTACCGCCGCCGCGCGTACGATTACGGCGTTATCCGCCTCGATGACGCCTTGCGCGCCGGCTGA
- a CDS encoding TetR/AcrR family transcriptional regulator, translating to MSDEVMELGLRERKKRAVRIAIRRKALELVADRGICGVSVDDIAVAAGVSPRTFFNYYASKDEALFTPAEDRLEAADSLIAGADRSLGPLGGAHEAMLDLMDERKHDLTPVRLRRKILEREPALIGSFLRVSMSTQAHWVARLHERFADHDPPFPDGYIELVVTSTWAAAGTALSVWGAGGHAEPLLDILRRQLDQLSAGLAHPLSNS from the coding sequence GTGTCAGATGAAGTTATGGAGCTCGGGCTGCGCGAGCGCAAAAAGCGCGCCGTGCGTATCGCTATCCGTCGCAAGGCGCTGGAGTTGGTCGCTGACCGGGGTATCTGCGGCGTCAGCGTTGACGACATCGCGGTGGCCGCGGGCGTCTCGCCGCGAACGTTCTTCAACTACTACGCATCGAAGGATGAAGCGCTCTTCACCCCCGCCGAGGATCGCCTTGAGGCGGCCGACTCGCTGATCGCGGGTGCGGATCGGTCGTTGGGTCCGTTGGGTGGCGCGCACGAAGCAATGCTCGACCTGATGGATGAGCGCAAGCACGATCTCACCCCGGTTCGGCTACGTCGGAAGATCCTGGAGCGCGAGCCCGCGCTCATCGGAAGTTTCCTGCGGGTGTCGATGTCGACGCAGGCGCATTGGGTGGCGCGGTTACATGAGCGTTTCGCCGATCACGATCCACCGTTCCCCGACGGATATATCGAACTCGTCGTCACCTCCACCTGGGCCGCCGCAGGTACTGCGCTGAGCGTGTGGGGCGCCGGCGGTCACGCGGAGCCATTGCTGGACATCCTGCGCCGACAGCTCGATCAGTTGAGCGCAGGCCTCGCGCACCCGTTATCGAACTCCTGA
- the secA gene encoding preprotein translocase subunit SecA produces the protein MVLARLLRAGEGKILRRLKTIANAVDAVEDDFTDLTDAELRAKTDEFRERLEDGETLDDIMVEAFATVREAASRTLGQRHYNVQLQGGAALHLGNVAEMKTGEGKTLVSTLPVYLNALSGDGVHVVTTNDYLAKRDAEWMGRVHKFLGLSVGTILANERPAVRREAYACDITYGTNNEFGFDYLRDNMARSIENLVQRGHNFAVVDEVDSILVDEARTPLIISGPAEYSPRWYLEFARLAPMLKKNRHYEVEEGKRTVGITEEGVALIEDQLGIDNLYESANTPLVGYLNNALKAKELFKKDKDYIVNNGEVMIVDEFTGRVLSGRRYNEGMHQAIEAKERVEIKQENQTLATITLQNYFRLYDKLSGMTGTAQTEAAELSQTYKLGVVPIPTNRPMQRVDHSDVIYKTEAAKFSAVVDDIADAHEQGQPVLVGTTSVEKSELLSKLLTRKGIPHEVLNAKHHESEAHIIAEAGRRGSVTVATNMAGRGTDIKLGGDPEHIADFRLRERGLNPTETPEEYEAEWDAELATAEQEVAAEHQEVLDAGGLYVLGTERHESRRIDNQLRGRAGRQGDPGKSRFYLSMHDDLMRRSNGEMLEAMLTRLRLPDDVPIESKWATRSILSAQTQIEQQNHEIRKNVLKYDEVMNQQRTVIYAERRRVLEGEDLKPQIQSMIADVVEQYVEGATATGYAEDWNLDELWSAFRSLYPITLDVDEVIEEAGGRASLSAGRLRDEAIADVEAAYEERENDLGDEQMRRVERSVVLSVLDRKWREHLYEMDYLREGIHLRGLAQRDPVTEYKREGFEMFNTMLDGIKEDTISLLFKAEPPKPEGAPSVSVQSAVGAAGENPLARLRAMAPAGAQAAPAAAEQPQKVAAAKNAGAGKGGKKRRVIQSRAPLGAAASQAGASADTALAEPEEDANLVLSGPSEDGTTQTRRAKPGAPSANKGGPSKNGPSRNGPCPCGSGKKYKRCHGADPS, from the coding sequence GTGGTACTTGCACGCTTACTCCGCGCCGGCGAAGGCAAGATTCTTCGCCGACTCAAGACAATCGCCAACGCTGTCGACGCTGTTGAGGACGACTTCACGGACCTGACTGACGCTGAACTGCGCGCCAAGACCGACGAGTTCCGCGAGCGGCTGGAGGACGGCGAGACGCTGGACGATATCATGGTCGAGGCGTTCGCGACGGTCCGGGAGGCCGCGAGTCGCACCCTTGGTCAACGGCATTACAACGTTCAGTTGCAGGGTGGCGCGGCACTTCATCTCGGCAACGTCGCCGAGATGAAGACCGGTGAAGGTAAGACGCTCGTCTCCACGCTCCCGGTCTACCTGAACGCGTTGTCCGGCGACGGCGTGCACGTGGTGACGACCAACGATTACCTGGCCAAGCGTGACGCGGAGTGGATGGGCCGTGTGCACAAGTTCCTCGGGCTGAGCGTGGGCACGATCCTGGCGAACGAGCGGCCGGCGGTGCGTCGCGAGGCGTACGCGTGCGACATCACCTATGGCACGAACAACGAGTTCGGTTTCGACTACCTGCGCGACAACATGGCCCGGTCGATCGAGAACCTGGTGCAGCGCGGTCATAACTTTGCCGTGGTTGACGAGGTTGATTCGATCCTGGTCGACGAGGCCCGTACCCCGTTGATTATTTCGGGACCGGCCGAGTACTCGCCGCGGTGGTACCTGGAGTTTGCGCGGCTCGCGCCGATGCTCAAGAAGAACCGGCATTACGAAGTCGAAGAAGGAAAGCGCACCGTCGGTATCACCGAAGAGGGCGTCGCGCTGATCGAGGATCAGTTGGGGATCGACAACCTGTACGAGTCGGCGAATACGCCGCTGGTCGGTTACTTGAACAATGCGCTGAAGGCGAAGGAACTGTTCAAGAAGGACAAGGACTACATCGTCAACAACGGTGAGGTCATGATCGTTGACGAGTTCACCGGCCGCGTGTTGTCCGGCCGGCGGTACAACGAGGGCATGCACCAAGCGATCGAGGCCAAGGAACGGGTCGAGATCAAGCAGGAGAACCAGACCCTCGCCACGATCACCTTGCAGAACTACTTCCGGCTGTACGACAAGTTGTCCGGTATGACCGGTACGGCACAGACCGAGGCCGCGGAACTGTCGCAGACTTACAAACTCGGCGTGGTGCCGATCCCGACGAACCGACCGATGCAGCGCGTCGATCACTCGGACGTGATTTACAAGACCGAGGCCGCGAAGTTCAGTGCAGTTGTCGACGATATCGCCGATGCGCACGAACAGGGTCAGCCGGTGCTGGTCGGTACGACGAGCGTCGAGAAGTCCGAGTTGCTCTCCAAATTGCTGACCCGCAAGGGAATCCCGCACGAGGTGCTCAACGCGAAGCATCACGAGTCGGAGGCGCACATCATCGCCGAGGCGGGCCGACGCGGTTCGGTCACGGTCGCCACGAACATGGCCGGGCGCGGTACCGATATCAAGCTTGGCGGGGATCCGGAACACATCGCCGACTTCCGGCTGCGCGAGCGCGGGCTGAACCCGACCGAGACTCCAGAGGAGTATGAGGCCGAATGGGACGCCGAACTGGCCACCGCTGAGCAGGAGGTCGCGGCCGAGCATCAGGAAGTGCTGGATGCCGGCGGGCTGTACGTTCTCGGTACGGAGCGGCACGAGTCCCGGCGCATCGACAACCAGTTGCGCGGTCGTGCCGGACGTCAGGGCGACCCCGGCAAGTCGCGGTTCTATCTGTCGATGCACGACGATCTGATGCGGCGTTCCAACGGCGAGATGCTCGAAGCGATGCTGACCCGGCTGCGGCTTCCGGACGACGTACCGATCGAATCGAAGTGGGCGACCCGATCCATCCTGTCCGCGCAGACGCAGATCGAGCAGCAGAACCACGAGATTCGTAAGAACGTGCTCAAGTACGACGAGGTGATGAACCAGCAGCGCACGGTCATCTATGCCGAGCGTCGGCGGGTGCTGGAGGGGGAAGACCTCAAGCCGCAGATTCAGTCGATGATCGCCGATGTCGTAGAGCAGTACGTCGAGGGCGCCACGGCGACGGGGTACGCCGAGGACTGGAATCTGGACGAGTTGTGGAGCGCGTTCCGCTCGCTGTACCCGATCACACTGGACGTGGATGAGGTCATCGAGGAGGCCGGCGGCCGCGCCTCGTTGAGCGCCGGCCGGCTGCGTGACGAAGCGATCGCCGATGTCGAGGCTGCCTACGAAGAGCGCGAAAACGACCTCGGCGATGAGCAGATGCGCCGGGTCGAACGCAGCGTCGTACTGTCCGTGCTCGATCGCAAGTGGCGCGAACATCTCTATGAGATGGATTACTTGCGCGAGGGAATCCACTTGCGTGGCCTGGCGCAGCGCGATCCGGTGACGGAGTACAAGCGCGAGGGCTTCGAAATGTTCAACACGATGTTGGACGGCATCAAGGAAGACACGATCAGTCTGTTGTTCAAGGCCGAGCCGCCCAAGCCTGAGGGTGCACCGTCGGTGTCCGTGCAGAGCGCCGTGGGTGCCGCCGGTGAGAACCCGTTGGCGCGCCTACGTGCCATGGCGCCGGCAGGGGCGCAGGCAGCGCCGGCGGCGGCCGAACAGCCGCAGAAGGTGGCCGCTGCAAAGAATGCTGGAGCCGGTAAGGGCGGCAAGAAGCGCCGGGTTATCCAGAGTCGGGCGCCGCTGGGGGCCGCGGCATCTCAGGCCGGCGCATCGGCAGATACTGCCCTCGCCGAACCGGAGGAGGACGCGAACCTGGTGCTCTCGGGCCCGAGCGAAGATGGCACAACCCAGACTCGCCGCGCGAAGCCGGGGGCGCCGTCGGCCAATAAGGGAGGCCCGAGCAAGAACGGCCCGAGCCGCAATGGCCCGTGTCCCTGCGGCAGCGGTAAGAAGTACAAGCGGTGCCACGGAGCAGATCCCTCCTAG